A window of the Spirochaetota bacterium genome harbors these coding sequences:
- a CDS encoding MBL fold metallo-hydrolase, with the protein MTIRFHGVRGSTPVPAADMMKYGGNTACVEVRSAKGTILILDAGTGIRGLGHSLIKEFKRKPIEAHVLLSHTHWDHIQGFPFFMPIFNKANRFHIYGKSRYTKSLEEIMSGQMEHKYFPVSLNELGAHMDFTKVEDGTFTLGRDVRVTAMEHTHPGGAYGYRIEADGAVLAYSTDTEHPGKDLDERVIDLARGADILIHDSQYDDEDIVTHAGWGHSSFRQAAAVAAKAGVKKLVLFHYDPLYTDAKVDSIVRKAKKLFRNTVPARENSSITL; encoded by the coding sequence ATGACGATACGTTTTCACGGTGTGCGCGGCTCGACCCCGGTGCCCGCCGCCGACATGATGAAATACGGCGGCAATACCGCCTGCGTCGAGGTCCGCTCAGCTAAGGGCACGATATTAATACTGGACGCCGGTACCGGTATACGCGGCCTCGGACACTCGCTGATAAAAGAATTCAAGCGCAAGCCCATAGAGGCGCATGTTCTTCTCAGCCATACGCATTGGGACCATATCCAGGGATTCCCGTTCTTCATGCCCATCTTCAACAAAGCGAACCGCTTCCATATCTACGGGAAATCGCGGTATACGAAGTCGCTCGAAGAGATAATGTCGGGGCAGATGGAGCATAAGTATTTCCCGGTCAGTCTGAATGAGCTCGGTGCGCATATGGATTTTACCAAGGTCGAGGACGGGACATTCACCCTCGGCAGGGATGTTCGGGTAACGGCCATGGAGCATACCCATCCCGGCGGCGCATATGGCTACCGCATCGAGGCGGACGGGGCCGTGCTCGCATATTCGACCGATACCGAGCACCCTGGGAAAGATCTCGACGAACGCGTCATCGATCTTGCCCGCGGGGCGGATATCCTCATACATGATTCGCAGTACGACGATGAGGATATCGTTACGCATGCGGGATGGGGGCATTCATCGTTTCGGCAAGCCGCTGCTGTTGCAGCCAAGGCGGGAGTGAAAAAGCTCGTGCTTTTCCATTACGATCCGCTCTACACCGACGCCAAGGTCGATTCGATCGTGCGGAAAGCGAAAAAGCTGTTCAGGAACACCGTTCCTGCGCGCGAGAATTCGTCGATAACGCTCTGA